TTTTCACTGATAAACAACCCTCCAATGCCCCTTCCCACAACCATGTTTTTCAGCTTCCCACAACCGTTTCCAGCCACCACAACCCTATTTTGCAGCCGCACGAATGTTCATCTACTTTGTTCCACACTATCGCAGCTCCTGCCTCCGTCGTTTGGGCTCTGGTTTCCGACTTTGAAAATCCTCAACGCTACAAGCCGTTCGTGAGATCCTGCAGAATCATAGATGGCCAGGCGAACCAAGTTGGATGCTTACGCCGTGTGGATGTTGCGTCAGGACTTCCAGCCTCCTATAGCATCGAGCGGCTCAAGATTCTTGATCATGATCAGCGCATCTTCGGGTTCAGCATTGTCAGCGGCGACCACCGATTGTCGAACTATCGCTCGATCATGAGCCTACACCCCAATGGCAGCAATGAGACGGTGGTTGTGGAGACTTACATGATTGATGCGGCCGAGGCCAACACGAAAGAAGAGACGTGTGCCTTTGTGGATACGATCGTGAAACTGAAATTGCGGACTCTGTCCAGAGTTGCTGAGGATTTGGCGGGCAAAGCGCAACAAGTTTGAAAATCTCGATTTCTTTCACTGGTTTATTTGATTATCAGCTAAGTAATTAGGCTAGTAGTAGCTAGGAAGAGAATcataaatttcaaaaaacaatgaaaaaaccaaaaagacaaaaaaattttaaaaattaagaaaaagattttggtttcctcctttttttcttttttatttgctaaaaaaacattgaaaaaatcaaaaaatccaaaaaagcaaaaaagattttggcttcttttttttcgtttacttttctttggtaggaaaagaattttcaaaaaaaattgaaaaatcaaaaaagtgaaaaaagattttcgtttctttttttttctttttattagcaagcaaagaacaaaaaacattgaaaaaaaagaccaaaaaaaatccaaaaagcCAAAAAAGCACAAAACTAttttggcttctttttttttgtttacttttctttggtAGGaaaagaattttccaaaaaaaattgaaaatcaaaaaagtgaaaaaagattttcgtctcttttttttcttttttatttgcaagcaaagaacaaaaaacattgaaaaaaaagacaaaaaaattccaaaaatccaaaaaagcacaaaaatattttggcttctttttttttcgtttacttttctttggtaggaaaagaattttaaaaaaacttgaaaaatcaaaaaaagtgaaaaaagattttcgtttcttttttccttttttatttgcaagcaaagaacaaaaaacattgacaaaaacaaaaaagaccaaaaaaatcaaaaaatccaaaaaagcacaaaaatattttggtttcttttttttgtttactttttttagtagaaaaaacatttttttaaaaaaagaaaaaattgaaaaatgattatggtttctttttacttttttatttgcAAGTAAAGAacgaaaaattgaaaaaacaaaaaatccaaaaaactaAAGGATTTTGGTTTCTTTATTCCTTTACTTTTTTATTAGTAGggaaagaatttttttaaaaaaagaaaaaatttaaaaaatgaaaaaaaggcaTTGAATGTCTTATTTTtccccaaaaataaaaattcgctTAGCTCTACCTAACACGTATCTATCAACTATGCATGAGGTGTTa
This region of Coffea eugenioides isolate CCC68of unplaced genomic scaffold, Ceug_1.0 ScVebR1_1126;HRSCAF=1928, whole genome shotgun sequence genomic DNA includes:
- the LOC113754944 gene encoding abscisic acid receptor PYL4-like, with product PASVVWALVSDFENPQRYKPFVRSCRIIDGQANQVGCLRRVDVASGLPASYSIERLKILDHDQRIFGFSIVSGDHRLSNYRSIMSLHPNGSNETVVVETYMIDAAEANTKEETCAFVDTIVKLKLRTLSRVAEDLAGKAQQV